One Streptococcus sp. zg-86 DNA window includes the following coding sequences:
- a CDS encoding metallophosphoesterase: MSNYFVIGDVHGKAGMLESVLQHWNEEDQLILLGDLIDRGENSRAVLERVKYLVDTKGATCLSGNHEYMFLAWLDNPEERYNHYKRNGGDTTINSILGRPLDAPVDSVLDAERIRNEAGDLVSFIRQMPFHVETEQLIFVHAGLDLTLDNWQDTTDYQKVWLRAPFHEAENKTGKGIVFGHTPTTHLTGEPMESSKLWQTADGKIGMDGGAVYGGVLHGILFTDGQIAQHYAIPNDGFVASDD; the protein is encoded by the coding sequence ATGTCTAACTATTTTGTCATCGGAGATGTCCATGGAAAAGCTGGTATGCTGGAGTCTGTTCTTCAACATTGGAATGAAGAAGATCAGTTGATCTTGTTAGGAGATTTAATTGACCGCGGGGAAAATAGCAGAGCGGTGCTGGAACGTGTCAAGTATTTGGTGGATACCAAAGGCGCCACTTGCTTATCTGGCAATCACGAATATATGTTTCTCGCCTGGCTAGATAATCCAGAAGAGCGTTATAATCATTACAAACGAAACGGTGGAGATACGACCATTAACTCGATTTTGGGTCGTCCCTTGGATGCTCCAGTAGACAGTGTGTTGGATGCCGAGCGGATCAGGAATGAAGCAGGGGACTTGGTTTCTTTTATCCGACAAATGCCTTTTCATGTTGAGACGGAGCAGCTGATTTTTGTTCATGCTGGTCTTGATTTGACCTTGGACAATTGGCAAGATACGACTGATTATCAAAAGGTCTGGCTTCGAGCTCCTTTCCATGAAGCGGAAAACAAGACTGGAAAAGGGATTGTTTTTGGACATACACCGACTACTCATTTGACAGGAGAGCCTATGGAGAGTTCCAAATTATGGCAGACCGCTGATGGAAAGATTGGGATGGATGGTGGCGCTGTTTATGGCGGTGTTTTGCATGGTATTCTCTTTACCGATGGTCAGATTGCCCAGCACTATGCCATTCCAAATGACGGTTTTGTCGCCAGTGATGATTAG
- a CDS encoding DegV family protein — protein sequence MSTIKIVTDSSTTIEPALVEELGITIVPLSVMVDGVVYSDNDLEEGQFLQLMRDSKHLPKTSQPPVGVFAETFAKLAADGSQIISILLSHALSGTVEAARQGAALSGVDVTVIDSGFTDQAAKFQVVTAARLAKAGASKEEILAAVEEVRQKTELYIGISTLENLVKGGRIGRVTGLISSLLNIRVVMELQNHQLNPITKGRGAKTFKKWLDELIKILETKKVAEIGISYAGEPDFAQEMKAVLQPLVAMDISVLETGSIIQTHTGEDAWAVLVRYE from the coding sequence ATGAGTACGATAAAAATTGTCACAGATTCTAGTACAACGATTGAACCAGCATTAGTTGAAGAACTAGGTATTACAATTGTTCCCTTATCCGTTATGGTTGATGGTGTTGTTTATTCAGATAACGACCTAGAAGAAGGCCAGTTTCTCCAATTGATGCGAGATAGTAAACATCTACCGAAAACAAGTCAACCTCCGGTGGGAGTCTTTGCCGAAACCTTTGCAAAACTCGCAGCAGATGGTAGTCAAATTATTTCGATTCTTCTATCACATGCCCTATCAGGAACAGTAGAAGCAGCTCGTCAAGGAGCGGCTTTGTCAGGTGTAGATGTAACAGTTATTGATTCTGGTTTTACCGATCAGGCAGCAAAATTCCAAGTAGTAACAGCAGCGCGTTTGGCCAAAGCTGGTGCTAGTAAAGAAGAGATTCTTGCTGCGGTAGAAGAGGTTCGTCAAAAAACAGAGCTTTATATTGGGATTTCAACCTTAGAAAATCTTGTCAAGGGTGGTCGAATCGGCCGTGTGACAGGCTTGATTAGCTCACTTTTGAATATTCGTGTCGTGATGGAGTTGCAAAATCATCAATTAAATCCAATTACCAAGGGACGAGGAGCAAAAACGTTCAAAAAGTGGTTAGATGAATTGATCAAGATCCTGGAGACTAAAAAGGTAGCAGAAATTGGTATTTCTTATGCAGGGGAGCCTGATTTTGCTCAGGAAATGAAGGCAGTCTTACAGCCTTTGGTGGCAATGGATATCTCTGTTTTAGAAACAGGATCTATTATTCAAACTCATACAGGAGAAGATGCCTGGGCCGTTCTAGTACGCTATGAATAG
- the xseA gene encoding exodeoxyribonuclease VII large subunit has protein sequence MPDYLSVSSLTKYLKLKFDRDPYLERVYLTGQVSNFRKRPSHQYFSLKDEKAVIQATVWAGVYKSLGFELEEGMKLNVIGRVQLYEPSGSYSIIIEKAEPDGIGALAIQFEQLKKKLGDEGLFQDKFKQAIPQFARKIGVVTSPSGAVIRDIITTVSRRFPGREIVLYPTKVQGDGAATEIAQNIRRANERADLDVLIIGRGGGSIEDLWAFNEEEVVRAIFESRIPIISSVGHETDTTLADFVADRRAATPTAAAELATPVTKLDLLSHLKQQENRMSKAMGNRLVYHRERLEKLVHSVIFRQPERLYDAYLQKLDQLQLRMRQSIFEYKHSGEKQTQVLTQRLLACSPAQKIALYQEKLAQQKRLLRSNTAIIYDQKVAEVKRLANSLLLLDTSRIVARGYALLEQNGQVIDSVYKVKKEENVTIQLRDGHLEVEVKDVKTKEI, from the coding sequence ATGCCAGATTATTTGTCGGTGTCATCGTTGACCAAGTATTTGAAGTTGAAGTTTGATCGGGATCCGTATTTAGAGCGGGTTTATTTGACGGGTCAGGTGTCTAATTTTCGTAAGCGACCGAGTCACCAGTATTTTTCGCTGAAGGATGAAAAGGCAGTGATTCAGGCAACTGTTTGGGCAGGTGTTTATAAATCGCTAGGCTTTGAGTTGGAAGAAGGCATGAAGCTTAATGTCATTGGCCGGGTTCAGTTGTATGAGCCGAGTGGCAGTTACTCCATTATCATTGAGAAGGCTGAACCAGACGGAATTGGTGCTCTTGCTATTCAGTTTGAGCAGTTAAAAAAGAAATTGGGGGACGAGGGGCTTTTTCAAGACAAGTTCAAGCAAGCCATTCCGCAATTTGCAAGAAAAATTGGAGTAGTGACTAGTCCTAGTGGAGCAGTCATTCGAGATATTATTACGACGGTTAGCCGGCGTTTCCCAGGTCGCGAGATTGTCTTATATCCCACCAAGGTGCAGGGAGATGGTGCAGCGACCGAGATTGCTCAAAATATCCGTAGGGCGAATGAGCGAGCAGACCTTGATGTGCTGATTATTGGGCGTGGAGGTGGTTCTATTGAGGATTTGTGGGCTTTTAATGAAGAAGAAGTTGTCCGAGCCATTTTTGAATCACGAATTCCGATTATCTCAAGTGTGGGCCATGAAACAGATACAACCTTAGCAGATTTTGTAGCAGATAGGCGTGCAGCAACCCCAACAGCAGCAGCGGAATTGGCAACACCTGTAACCAAATTAGATTTGCTATCTCATCTCAAACAGCAGGAAAATCGGATGAGTAAAGCTATGGGAAATCGGTTGGTCTATCATCGTGAACGGTTAGAGAAATTAGTTCACTCAGTGATATTTCGACAGCCAGAACGGCTGTATGATGCCTATTTACAAAAATTAGATCAATTACAACTGCGCATGCGACAATCGATTTTCGAATATAAACATAGCGGGGAAAAACAGACTCAAGTGTTGACTCAGCGTTTGCTTGCATGCTCGCCAGCTCAGAAAATTGCTCTCTATCAGGAGAAATTAGCCCAGCAGAAACGATTGTTACGGAGCAATACTGCTATCATCTATGATCAGAAAGTTGCAGAAGTTAAGCGCTTGGCAAACAGTCTGTTACTGCTGGATACCAGTCGGATTGTGGCACGAGGATATGCGCTACTAGAGCAGAATGGTCAAGTCATTGATAGTGTCTATAAGGTGAAAAAAGAAGAAAATGTGACGATTCAGCTACGAGATGGTCACCTAGAAGTTGAGGTAAAGGATGTCAAAACAAAAGAAATTTGA
- a CDS encoding GNAT family N-acetyltransferase, translating into MMIRQAQLTDIPALTALLQEILTVHHEIRPDLFKETGQKFSAQELEELLINPHQPIFVYEVEGEVVGHLFCKIVSQEHSVLQTVKTLFIDDLCVKQGMRGKRIGQQLYEYALTFAKEQNCYNVTLDVWSDNEEAVAFYQRLDLRPQKVRMESIV; encoded by the coding sequence GTGATGATTCGCCAAGCACAATTAACAGACATTCCAGCCTTAACTGCCTTACTACAAGAGATTCTGACTGTTCATCATGAGATACGGCCTGATTTGTTCAAAGAAACGGGTCAAAAGTTTTCCGCACAAGAATTAGAGGAGTTGCTAATCAATCCCCACCAACCAATTTTTGTCTATGAAGTCGAAGGAGAGGTTGTTGGTCATTTGTTCTGTAAAATAGTAAGCCAAGAGCATTCTGTTTTGCAAACGGTTAAGACCCTCTTTATTGATGACTTGTGTGTGAAGCAGGGAATGAGAGGGAAAAGAATAGGACAGCAATTGTACGAGTATGCACTAACTTTTGCCAAGGAACAAAACTGCTACAATGTGACACTTGATGTTTGGAGTGATAATGAGGAGGCTGTTGCTTTCTATCAGCGGTTAGACCTGAGACCGCAGAAAGTACGCATGGAGAGTATTGTATAG
- a CDS encoding TlyA family RNA methyltransferase has translation MAKERVDVLAYKQGLFDTREQAKRGVMAGLVISVVNGERYDKPGEKIDDNTELKLKGEKLKYVSRGGLKLEKALQVFGLSVVDKTTLDIGASTGGFTDVMLQSGASLVYAVDVGTNQLAWKIRQDERVVSMEQFNFRYATVSDFEKTPQFASIDVSFISLSLILPALATILADEGDIVALIKPQFEAGREQIGKNGIIKDKTVHRMVLDKVTKFAVESGFSVKALDFSPIQGGHGNVEFLAYLKKESPAINHVSSVIETIVEQAHKEFRDE, from the coding sequence ATGGCTAAGGAAAGAGTAGATGTATTGGCTTATAAACAGGGGCTTTTTGATACACGAGAGCAAGCCAAACGCGGTGTCATGGCAGGCTTAGTCATCTCTGTTGTAAATGGGGAGCGCTATGATAAGCCAGGTGAAAAGATTGATGACAATACCGAGTTAAAGTTAAAAGGTGAGAAGCTGAAATACGTTAGCCGTGGCGGACTCAAGTTGGAGAAAGCCTTGCAGGTATTTGGCTTATCGGTTGTGGATAAAACGACCCTTGACATCGGAGCTTCAACTGGCGGATTTACTGATGTCATGTTGCAAAGTGGTGCTAGCCTAGTCTATGCTGTGGATGTTGGAACCAATCAATTGGCTTGGAAAATCCGACAAGATGAGCGAGTTGTTAGCATGGAACAGTTTAATTTCCGCTATGCAACCGTCAGTGATTTTGAGAAGACACCTCAATTTGCGAGTATTGATGTCAGCTTTATCTCACTCAGTCTGATTTTGCCAGCTTTGGCAACGATTTTAGCAGATGAGGGTGATATTGTTGCTTTGATCAAACCGCAATTTGAGGCGGGACGAGAGCAGATTGGTAAAAATGGGATTATCAAGGACAAGACAGTTCATCGCATGGTCTTGGACAAGGTGACAAAATTCGCAGTAGAGTCCGGTTTTTCAGTCAAAGCTCTTGATTTTTCACCAATTCAGGGTGGTCATGGAAATGTGGAATTTTTAGCCTATTTGAAAAAGGAAAGTCCAGCTATCAATCATGTTTCTTCCGTGATTGAAACCATTGTAGAACAAGCGCATAAGGAATTTAGAGATGAGTAA
- a CDS encoding hydroxymethylglutaryl-CoA reductase, degradative, protein MSLFSGFYKKTREERITIAAETRQLSQSSMDILLADQNLSESVAGKMAENHLGTFALPFSFVPQLVVDGIEYSIPMVTEEPSVVAACSFGAKIISKAGGFSSHISERLMIGQVALYDVPNKTEAQAAILAQQDLLLQQANQAHPSIVKRGGGARQLTVEQKDDFLIVYLHVDVQEAMGANILNNMLEAIKEPLAALTQGKALMAILSNYATESLVTASCRIPIKQLHIESHTALETAQRIAKASQLAQVDPYRATTHNKGIFNGIDALVLATGNDWRAIEAGAHAYAIRNGQYRGLSTWEITDEDLIGTLTIPLPIATVGGSIGLNPKVQVAFDILGQPNARRLASLIASVGLCQNFAALRALVTSGIQQGHMKLHAKSLAMLAGAQDHEIDQAAQLLRQAPHTNLETAQAILETIRIKAEKP, encoded by the coding sequence ATGTCTCTTTTTTCAGGATTTTATAAAAAAACAAGGGAAGAGCGGATTACTATCGCTGCTGAAACGCGTCAACTTTCCCAATCTAGCATGGACATTCTCCTAGCAGATCAAAATCTCTCAGAATCCGTTGCAGGAAAAATGGCTGAGAATCATCTTGGAACCTTTGCACTACCTTTTTCATTTGTCCCCCAGTTGGTCGTAGACGGAATAGAATACAGTATTCCAATGGTAACCGAAGAGCCGTCTGTAGTGGCTGCTTGTTCTTTTGGAGCTAAAATCATTTCTAAGGCTGGTGGATTTAGCAGCCACATTTCCGAACGCCTAATGATTGGACAAGTTGCTCTCTACGATGTCCCAAATAAAACAGAAGCGCAAGCCGCTATCCTCGCCCAACAAGATCTCTTGCTTCAGCAAGCCAACCAAGCACACCCATCAATCGTCAAAAGAGGTGGAGGTGCGCGACAGCTGACCGTTGAGCAAAAAGATGATTTTCTTATTGTCTACCTCCATGTTGATGTTCAAGAAGCAATGGGAGCTAATATTCTTAACAATATGCTAGAAGCCATTAAAGAACCCTTAGCTGCATTAACGCAAGGCAAAGCACTCATGGCTATCCTATCCAATTATGCGACGGAATCTCTCGTAACAGCTAGTTGCCGCATTCCAATCAAGCAGCTTCATATTGAATCTCACACTGCCTTAGAAACAGCTCAACGGATTGCCAAAGCCAGTCAATTAGCACAAGTCGATCCTTATCGTGCAACCACTCATAATAAAGGCATTTTCAATGGAATTGATGCCCTTGTATTAGCTACCGGAAATGACTGGCGAGCTATTGAGGCAGGGGCTCATGCCTATGCCATCCGAAATGGACAATATCGTGGCTTATCAACTTGGGAAATCACGGATGAAGATCTCATCGGCACACTGACTATCCCACTTCCTATCGCAACAGTTGGGGGCTCTATCGGCCTGAATCCAAAGGTTCAAGTTGCCTTTGACATCCTAGGTCAGCCAAATGCAAGAAGGCTAGCGAGTCTCATCGCTTCTGTTGGGCTCTGCCAGAACTTTGCTGCCTTACGTGCGCTTGTAACCTCTGGTATCCAACAAGGTCATATGAAACTCCATGCCAAGTCTCTTGCCATGCTAGCAGGTGCTCAGGACCACGAAATCGACCAAGCCGCCCAGCTCCTTCGTCAAGCCCCACACACCAATTTAGAAACCGCCCAAGCGATTTTAGAAACTATTCGAATAAAAGCAGAAAAGCCATAG
- the recN gene encoding DNA repair protein RecN produces the protein MLLEISIKNFAIIEEISLNFEQGMTVLTGETGAGKSIIIDAMNMMLGSRATTDVIRHGMPKAEIEGLFSIEQSRSLQELLEEQGLEVSDELIIRREILQNGRSISRINGQLVNLSVLKAIGQHLVDIHGQHDQEELMRPQHHIAMLDEFGDDAFFQLKADYKAAFDAYRSLRKQVLTIQKNQEDNKARIEMLEYQIAEIEAAGLRAGEDTELSQEREKLLNYKQIADTLANAYTMLDNEDFSSLTNVRSAMHDLESIEEFDASYKELAGSLSEAYYVLEDITKRLEGIIDGLDFDGNRLMQVEGRLDLLYSISRKYGGTVDDVLDYLEQISKEYQLLTGSEVSSEHLESELKHREKELIRLAGELATARHLLAEGLEQEIKQELKELYMEKADFQVRFSKAKFGREGNEQVEFYISTNPGEDFKPLVKVASGGELSRLMLAIKSAFSRKEGKTSIVFDEVDTGVSGRVAQAIAQKIHKIGSHGQVLAISHLPQVIAIADYQFFIEKISDDHSTVSRVRLLTTEERIEEVAKMLAGENVTEAALTQAKELLKKG, from the coding sequence ATGTTACTTGAAATTTCCATTAAAAACTTTGCCATTATTGAGGAAATTTCCCTTAATTTTGAGCAAGGCATGACAGTCCTGACAGGAGAAACTGGGGCTGGAAAGTCGATTATTATCGACGCTATGAATATGATGCTGGGAAGCAGGGCTACGACGGATGTCATTCGCCATGGGATGCCAAAGGCTGAGATAGAAGGTTTGTTTTCGATTGAGCAGAGTAGAAGTCTACAGGAGCTCTTGGAAGAACAGGGATTAGAAGTGTCAGATGAGCTGATTATTCGGCGTGAGATATTGCAAAATGGTCGCAGTATTAGCCGAATCAATGGTCAGTTGGTCAATTTATCTGTCCTCAAAGCTATTGGTCAGCACTTAGTGGATATTCATGGGCAACATGATCAGGAAGAGTTGATGCGCCCGCAACACCATATTGCCATGTTAGATGAATTTGGGGACGATGCCTTTTTCCAATTGAAAGCGGACTACAAGGCTGCTTTTGATGCTTATAGATCTTTGCGTAAGCAAGTTTTGACCATTCAGAAAAATCAAGAGGACAATAAAGCCCGTATTGAGATGCTGGAATACCAGATAGCAGAGATTGAGGCTGCAGGTCTTCGAGCTGGTGAGGATACGGAACTGAGCCAAGAGCGGGAAAAGTTGCTCAACTATAAGCAGATTGCAGATACGCTGGCAAATGCCTATACGATGCTAGACAATGAAGATTTTTCCAGTCTGACCAATGTCCGTTCTGCCATGCATGATTTGGAGTCCATTGAGGAGTTTGATGCTAGTTATAAGGAACTAGCTGGCAGTCTTTCTGAAGCCTACTATGTCTTAGAAGATATTACCAAGCGCTTGGAAGGAATCATTGATGGACTAGATTTTGATGGCAATCGCTTGATGCAGGTTGAGGGACGGTTGGATTTGCTCTATAGTATTAGCCGTAAGTACGGAGGCACAGTCGATGATGTCTTAGACTATCTGGAGCAAATTAGCAAGGAATACCAACTCTTAACAGGGTCGGAGGTCTCCTCTGAACACCTTGAAAGTGAATTGAAACATCGCGAAAAAGAATTGATTCGCCTAGCTGGAGAATTAGCTACTGCTCGTCATCTCTTGGCAGAAGGCTTGGAGCAAGAAATCAAGCAGGAGTTGAAAGAACTCTATATGGAGAAGGCTGATTTTCAGGTTCGCTTTAGCAAGGCTAAATTTGGTCGTGAGGGAAATGAACAGGTTGAATTTTACATTTCAACAAACCCTGGTGAGGATTTTAAACCCTTGGTTAAGGTGGCTAGTGGAGGAGAATTGTCTCGCTTGATGTTGGCAATTAAATCTGCTTTCTCACGCAAGGAAGGTAAGACCAGTATCGTCTTTGATGAAGTAGACACAGGTGTGTCTGGTCGTGTCGCTCAAGCCATTGCTCAAAAAATTCACAAAATTGGGAGTCATGGGCAGGTTCTTGCTATTTCTCACTTGCCTCAGGTCATTGCCATTGCAGATTATCAGTTCTTTATTGAGAAAATCAGTGATGACCACTCAACGGTGTCCCGTGTTCGTCTCTTGACGACTGAGGAACGGATTGAGGAAGTAGCTAAGATGTTGGCGGGTGAAAATGTGACAGAAGCTGCGCTCACTCAGGCAAAAGAACTCTTAAAGAAAGGGTAG
- a CDS encoding arginine repressor yields MSKKERLEKIRRFVTDFEIGTQEEIVEHLRNSGLTATQATVSRDIKELGIVKTPLKDNSYIYELPKTKAASFKLVEKNVLSSEMLDHMLNLKLVPGSTAFVKNQIVEAFSHLIFSILADDDTILIILRDKSQAQDVLETIKNW; encoded by the coding sequence ATGAGTAAAAAAGAACGCCTAGAGAAAATTAGAAGATTTGTTACAGATTTCGAGATTGGAACGCAAGAAGAAATTGTAGAACATCTACGCAATTCTGGACTGACAGCTACACAGGCAACTGTTTCACGCGACATCAAAGAATTAGGAATTGTCAAAACGCCTTTAAAGGATAATAGCTATATTTATGAACTTCCAAAAACTAAGGCAGCTAGCTTTAAATTAGTTGAAAAAAATGTCTTATCTTCTGAAATGCTTGATCATATGCTTAATTTGAAGTTGGTCCCAGGAAGTACGGCCTTTGTAAAAAATCAGATTGTCGAAGCCTTTTCCCATCTTATTTTTAGCATTTTAGCAGATGATGATACGATTTTAATCATTTTACGAGACAAGAGTCAGGCACAGGATGTCTTAGAAACAATAAAAAATTGGTAG
- a CDS encoding HU family DNA-binding protein yields the protein MANKQDLIAKVAEATSLTKKDSAAAVDAVFAAVADYLAAGEKVQLIGFGNFEVRERAARKGRNPQTGKEITIAASKVPAFKAGKALKDAVK from the coding sequence ATGGCTAATAAACAAGATTTGATTGCAAAAGTTGCAGAAGCAACTTCATTGACAAAGAAAGATTCAGCAGCAGCAGTAGATGCAGTGTTTGCAGCAGTAGCTGACTACCTTGCAGCAGGTGAAAAAGTTCAATTGATTGGTTTCGGTAACTTTGAAGTTCGTGAGCGTGCAGCACGTAAAGGTCGCAACCCACAAACAGGTAAAGAAATCACAATCGCAGCTTCTAAAGTTCCAGCATTCAAAGCTGGTAAAGCTCTTAAAGACGCTGTTAAATAA
- a CDS encoding SGNH/GDSL hydrolase family protein: MNSRTYLHHLLFFFLSLLGFLFFFQFLIPTAQPRLEQSKNGTGEVRKFYYVALGDSLTQGVGDKTGQGGFVPLLAQSLGNQYGYQVSYDNYGVSGNTSQQILKRLEESELVASLAKANLMTLTVGGNDLRRTILEHITQLDVAIFDEAAKDYSKRLVKIIDKARADNPHLPIYVVGIYNPFYLNFPDLTEMQTIVDNWNQTTKDTVESLEAVYFVPINELLYKGLDGEKGISQSASSPSQVVNNLLTEEDRFHPNNTGYEIMNQAVMEAIRETKKQWKNE, translated from the coding sequence ATGAATAGTCGAACATATTTACATCACTTATTATTCTTTTTTCTCAGCTTGCTGGGATTTCTCTTTTTCTTTCAATTCCTGATTCCAACAGCCCAACCCCGTCTGGAACAGAGTAAGAATGGGACAGGAGAAGTTAGAAAATTTTACTATGTCGCGCTGGGCGATTCACTGACCCAAGGGGTAGGGGATAAGACTGGTCAAGGTGGCTTTGTCCCACTCCTAGCTCAAAGTTTGGGAAACCAATACGGCTATCAAGTTTCTTATGACAATTACGGCGTTTCCGGCAATACTAGCCAGCAGATTCTAAAGAGACTGGAAGAATCGGAACTTGTAGCAAGTTTAGCAAAGGCAAACCTAATGACCCTAACAGTTGGGGGAAATGATTTGCGTAGGACTATTTTAGAGCATATCACGCAATTGGATGTTGCTATTTTTGATGAGGCGGCAAAGGACTACAGTAAACGTTTGGTCAAGATTATTGACAAGGCAAGGGCAGATAATCCTCACTTACCAATCTATGTTGTTGGTATTTATAATCCTTTCTATCTCAATTTCCCTGATTTGACAGAAATGCAGACGATTGTGGACAATTGGAATCAGACGACAAAAGACACAGTAGAATCTCTCGAAGCGGTTTATTTTGTTCCTATCAATGAGTTGCTCTATAAGGGCTTAGATGGAGAAAAAGGGATTAGCCAGTCGGCTAGCTCGCCCAGTCAAGTCGTCAATAATCTACTCACTGAAGAAGATCGTTTTCACCCCAACAATACAGGGTATGAAATCATGAATCAAGCAGTTATGGAGGCTATTCGTGAAACAAAAAAACAATGGAAAAATGAATAA
- a CDS encoding YpmS family protein, with amino-acid sequence MKQKNNGKMNKWKWAFLLLVSALLALGIVVVERMTTSREEKSHLATPIASDKDQKVGTFTTNKEQLNTMLDTYLKDYQTDTFSYTVTATSQFLLFEGTYKVWGLTIPLYIYFQPNKLNDGSILLTVSEISAGTLSLPKEEILAYLKNQSQLPDFVEIDSKKATVTIHLPEIENAHKVYVKANTIDFYNNQLIFDIYRKS; translated from the coding sequence GTGAAACAAAAAAACAATGGAAAAATGAATAAGTGGAAATGGGCCTTTCTTCTCTTGGTATCTGCTCTACTTGCTTTGGGAATAGTTGTAGTAGAACGAATGACAACTAGTCGAGAAGAGAAAAGCCACTTAGCTACACCAATAGCTTCTGACAAAGACCAGAAAGTAGGCACCTTTACTACTAATAAAGAACAATTAAATACTATGTTAGATACTTATTTGAAGGATTACCAAACAGATACATTTTCCTATACAGTAACAGCTACGAGTCAATTTCTTTTATTTGAAGGGACCTATAAGGTTTGGGGGTTGACTATTCCACTTTATATTTATTTTCAGCCCAATAAATTAAATGACGGCAGTATCCTCCTGACAGTATCCGAAATATCTGCTGGAACCTTATCCTTGCCAAAGGAAGAAATTCTAGCCTATCTTAAAAATCAGTCACAATTACCAGACTTTGTGGAGATTGATTCCAAAAAAGCAACCGTGACTATTCATCTGCCAGAAATTGAAAATGCTCACAAAGTATACGTCAAAGCCAATACCATTGATTTCTACAATAATCAGCTCATTTTTGATATTTATAGAAAAAGCTAA
- a CDS encoding polyprenyl synthetase family protein, whose product MKQVEQLKWLEQVILDFYATKPVAPQLVETILYSVQAGGKRLRPLLLLELLEGFGIRLTDAHMQVAAALEMIHTGSLIHDDLPAMDNDDYRRGRLTSHKKFGEDMAILAGDSLFLDSYALVAMAELPSQIRIELIVALSKAAGTFGMVGGQVLDMEGEKRQLNLAELQAIHAHKTGKLLAYPFVATGVMMEADSQLKSLLQETGEWLGLAFQVRDDILDVTASFEELGKTPNKDLVADKTTYPALLGLEEAKDFLEMSLDKVETLLQDLEKKTAFQAEKIRKIVESLRLHG is encoded by the coding sequence ATGAAGCAAGTAGAACAATTAAAGTGGCTTGAGCAGGTTATCTTGGACTTTTATGCTACAAAGCCAGTCGCCCCTCAGTTAGTAGAAACCATTCTTTACTCCGTTCAGGCAGGTGGCAAGCGTCTGCGTCCGCTTTTGCTCTTGGAGTTGCTAGAGGGATTTGGGATTAGGCTGACCGATGCCCATATGCAGGTGGCTGCTGCCCTTGAGATGATCCATACAGGGAGTTTGATTCACGATGATTTACCTGCTATGGATAATGACGATTATCGCAGAGGGCGCTTGACGAGCCACAAAAAATTTGGTGAGGACATGGCCATTTTAGCTGGAGATAGCCTCTTTTTGGACTCTTATGCTTTGGTGGCAATGGCAGAGCTACCTAGTCAGATTCGGATAGAACTGATTGTGGCCTTGTCTAAGGCTGCTGGAACCTTTGGCATGGTTGGTGGACAAGTCCTTGATATGGAAGGGGAAAAACGGCAGTTAAATCTTGCAGAATTGCAAGCGATTCATGCCCATAAGACGGGAAAACTACTCGCCTATCCCTTTGTAGCTACAGGGGTGATGATGGAAGCAGATAGTCAACTAAAATCTCTCTTACAAGAAACAGGGGAATGGCTTGGCCTTGCTTTTCAGGTGCGGGATGATATTTTAGATGTGACGGCTAGTTTTGAAGAACTGGGCAAAACCCCAAACAAGGATCTTGTAGCAGATAAAACAACCTATCCAGCCCTTCTTGGTTTAGAAGAAGCAAAGGATTTCTTAGAGATGAGTTTGGATAAGGTAGAGACACTCTTGCAAGACCTGGAGAAGAAAACAGCCTTTCAGGCAGAAAAGATTCGAAAGATAGTAGAAAGTTTACGATTACATGGCTAA
- a CDS encoding exodeoxyribonuclease VII small subunit encodes MSKQKKFEENLADLEQIVTHLESGDVALEDAIAAFQKGMKLSKELQETLHQAEKTLVKVMQADGTETDME; translated from the coding sequence ATGTCAAAACAAAAGAAATTTGAGGAAAATTTAGCAGATTTGGAGCAGATTGTAACACATTTAGAAAGTGGAGATGTGGCACTGGAAGATGCGATTGCTGCATTCCAAAAAGGGATGAAACTCTCCAAAGAATTGCAAGAAACACTGCATCAAGCAGAAAAGACCTTGGTGAAGGTCATGCAAGCAGATGGAACAGAAACGGATATGGAATGA